TGCCCCTGCTCGTGCGCGCGGGGCGCACGGTGATTCCGACGGAAGCGGGTCATCGCGTGATCGCGCGCGCGAGGAACCTCGTGCGTGAATTCGCGGAGTTGAAGGCGTTCGCGCTTGAAGACGAAGCTGCGGGTGAATTGCGCATCGGCACGATCACGACGGCGCTGCTGTCGCTGCTGCCTGATGTTCTGGCCGCATTCGCGCGTGCGTTTCCGCAGGCGAACGTGCTGATACGCGCGGGTACTTCGATGGAACTGTACGAGACCTTGCAACGTGGCGACCTCGACGTTGCTGTCTGCCTGCATCCCGCGTTCGCGCTGCCCAAGGCGTATGACTGGCATCTGCTGCGGGAGGAACCGATTGTCGTGCTTGCGCCGGCACGGCTGAAGGATGAGGACCCGCATGAACTGCTGCGGCGTGAGCCGTTTATCCGCTATGACCGATCGCTCGGCGGCGGCAAGCAGGCGGATCAATATCTGCGGTCGGCTCGGATCGTTCCGCGTGAGCTTTTTGAACTGAATTCGTTGATGGCGATTGCGATGATGGTTGATCGGGGACTGGGCGTGTCGCTGGTGCCGGATATTGTGTCGCCGCTGACGACGACGTTAAAGATCGCGAGGCTCGCGCTGCCGACGCCGACGGAGCCAAGGCGGTTCGGTGTGCTGTGGCATAAGACGTCACCGCGTGGGCGGTTGATCAAGGGGTTTTTGCAGTGCGCGGATGGGGTGCTGGGGTATGGAGATGGCGATGGGAGGAAGACGCGGCGTCTTCGGTGAGTTGAAGATCTTGCCGTCGTGACCGGGCTGTTGGCTCTCGTGACGGGCTCGACGGGAGCATGCAGTCCAGCGACATGAGCCAGAAAACAAAATAACCCGCAAATCAGTGATTTGACGGGGTTATTTATTGGCAATCTTTTGGCGGAGAGACGGGGATTCGAACCCCGGATAGGTTATTAACCTATACACGCTTTCCAGGCGTGCGACTTAAACCGCTCATCCATCTCTCCGGCGGGGAGGCGCATTATAGCAGATTCCGCCGCCATTGCCACCTCGCCCGAAAGGCCAGCCGTCACGGATGGCGGATATAGTCCACCAGCGCTCTCGTGTAAGCGTCCGGCTTGCGGTCCACGAGGCTCACGAGCACCGTCACCAGAAACCCCGCCGGCACGCCGAACACACCCGAGCTGATCGGCTCGATACCGAACCAGCGCGGCCCGACAAAACCCGTCAACTGCGTGAAGAACGGATACGTCGACACGATGTACCAGATGCACACCACCAGCCCCGCCACCATGCCTGCCACCGCGCCCAGGCGCGTCGTGCGCTTCCAGAACACCCCCAGCACGAGCACAGGAAAAAGACTCGACGCCGCCAGCGAAAACGCCGCCCCCACCAGAAACAGAATATTCCCCGTATTCAGCGACGCCACATAAGACGCAAACAGCGCCACCCCAAGCAGCAGAATCTTCGAGATCGTCACCCGCTTCTGGCTCGACGCCTCGGGGTCGACCATGTGGTAGTACACATCGTGCGAAAGCGCATTGGCGATCGTCAGCAGCAGGCCATCGGCGGTTGAAAGCGCCGCCGCCAGCGCACCCGCCGCAATCAGCCCCGACATCACATACGGCAGCCCCGCAATCTCCGGCGCGGCGAGCACGACCATGTCCGGCTGCATCTGGATCTCGCTCCAGCGCACGATGCCGTCGCCGTTCACATCGGCGATGCTCAGCAGGTACGGCTCGACATGCCGCCACTGCATCACCCATTGCGGCAGGTCGGAAAACCGATGCCCGACCAGATTCGACAGAATCTCGTACTTGATCAGCACCGCGAGCACGGGCACCGTCAGATAGAACAGCGCGACGAAAAACAGCGTCCAGCCAACCGAGCGCCGCGCCGACGCGACCGACGTCGTCGTGTTGTAGCGCGTGAGGATATGCGGCAAGCTCGCCGTCCCCAGCGAAAGGCACAGCAGCAGCGACAGAAAATTGCGCAGGTGCAGCCGCCGTTCGTCCTCGTTCGCAGCGGGAAACGGCTCATGCATCGGCACGGGCGGCGCCGCGCGCTGCATCATCTCGTCGCGTTGCTGCGCCCACACGATCTGCGCCGTCGCCGGATCACGGGGAAAGCGCGCGATGCGCCGCTCCAGATCGGCGATCTCGCGCAACGGGCCGTTATGCCGCCGCAAATCGTCGAGCTGCACGGTGAGGCGGCCCTTCTCGTCGATATACGACTGCGGCAGGCTGTCGATCTGCGTCTGGATCAGCGCGGCGCGCATCCGGTAGTCGTCGCGCACCGACTGCTCCGACGGCGCATCGCGCACCTGGCGCTCGAGCGACTCGACCCGCTCCATCAGGCGCCCGTAGTTGAGTTGCGGCACCCAGCCGAGCCCGTCCTTGTGCGCAATCATCGACACGGGAATCAGGAACGCCACGATCAGGATGATGTACTGCGCAACCTGCGTCCACGTCACCGCGCGCATGCCGCCGAGAAACGAGCACACCAGAATGCCCGCGAGCCCACAGAAAATGCCGATCGCAAAGTCGACCCCGATGAAGCGCGTCGCGATCAGTCCGACGCCCTGGATCTGCGCGACCAGATAGACGAACGAGCACAGGATCGCCGACAACGCGGCCAGGCCCCGCACCGCATTGCTCGAAAAGCGCGTGCCGAGAAAATCGGGAATCGTGTAGCGCGCGAGCTTGCGCACGTAGGGCGCGAGCAGAAACGCGACGAGGCAATAGCCGCCCGTCCAGCCCATCATGTACGCGAGGCCGTCGTAGCCCGTTGCGTACAGGCTGCCGGCCAGCCCGATGAACGAGGCCGCCGACAGCCAATCCGCCGCCGTCGCCATGCCGTTGAACGCGGACGGCACGCGCCGCCCCGCCACGTAGTATTCGACGAGATCGGAAGTCCGCGACAGCAGGCCGATGACTGCATACACGGCAATCGGCACGAACAGAAACACATAGCCGATCCACGTGCCCGGCCCGCTGGCCGCCTCGATGCGCCAGAGCAGATAGATGAAGATCAGGAAGCCGAGCGTGTAGAGCGAATACGAGCGGATCAGCCGATGCGCGAGCTTCATCGGTCGGCGGCGCGCTCGGCGAAGTCGTCGGTCGCGCTGGCTGCGAGCGCGCGCTGGAGCGCTGTGTCGGCGCGCTGCATCAGCACGATATACACGACGATCAGCGCCACGTACACGAGAATCGCGCCTTGCGCGCCCATGTAGAACGGCAGGCTGAAGCCCGCAAAGCGTGCGTGTTCGAGGTTTCGCGCGATGAGCGGCACGATGAACGACACAAAGAAGCCGATCAGCATCAACGCGACGATCAACATGATGTTAAAGCGCCAGTAGCGCGCGTGCGCGCGCGCCATCGCCGCCGTGACGGGCGGCGGCTCGGGCACGGGATTGATCGTGTGTCGCGATGTGTGGTGTGGCGCGGCCATGCGCCTATTTATCAAAAAGGTGTTGCATCGGCAATCGGGGTTGTCCGCTCAACGAATTCGTGCGGCGGGTCGAGACGACATCTCAAGCGTACGAAAAAACGGCGCACCCTAGCCGGATGCGCCGTTTGCTGCTTCAAGTCTTTACGTCGTCGCAGGTGAGCGAGATCAGCGCGATTCGCCCAGCTGATCCAGAATGGCCGGGTTTTCCAGCGTCGACACATCCTGCGTGATTTCCTCGCCCTTCGCGAGCGAACGCAACAGGCGACGCATGATCTTGCCCGAACGCGTCTTCGGCAGGTTGTCGCCGAAGCGGATGTCCTTCGGCTTCGCGATCGGACCGATTTCCTTGCCGACCCAGTTGCGCAGTTCCGCCGCAATCTTCGCGGCCTCTTCGCCTTCGGGACGCGAGCGCTTCAACACGACGAACGCACACACCGCTTCGCCCGTCGTTTCGTCCGGCCGGCCGACCACGGCCGCTTCCGCGACCAGCGGATTCGCCACCAGCGCCGACTCGATCTCCATCGTGCCGAGACGGTGGCCCGACACGTTCAGCACGTCGTCGATACGGCCCATGATCGTGAAGAAGCCGGTGTCCTTGTCGCGCACCGAGCCGTCGCCCGCGAGGTACAGCTTGCCGCCGAGTTCTTCGGGGAAGTAGCTCTTCTTGAAGCGCTCCGGGTCGCCCCAGATTGCGCGGATCATCGCCGGCCACGGACGCTTGACGACGAGAATGCCGCCCTGCCCGTTCGGCACGTCCTGGCCCGTTTCATCGACGATCGCGGCCATGATGCCCGGCAGCGGCAACGTGCACGAGCCCGGCACGAGCGGCGTCGCGCCCGGCAGCGGCGTGATCATGTGGCCGCCCGTTTCCGTCTGCCACCACGTATCGACGATCGGGCAGCGCGAGCCGCCCACGTTCTCGTAGTACCACACCCACGCTTCCGGGTTGATCGGCTCGCCGACCGTGCCGATGATGCGCAGCGTCGACAGGTCGTAGCTCTTCGGATGCACCTTCGCGTCCGCTTCGGCTGCCTTGATCAGCGAACGAATTGCCGTCGGCGCGGTGTAGAACACCGTGACCTTGTGCTTCTGGATCATGTCCCAGAAGCGGCCCGCGTTCGGATAGGTCGGCACGCCTTCGAACACGACCTGCGTGCCGCCGAGCGCGAGCGGCCCGTACGTGATGTAGCTGTGACCCGTGACCCAGCCGATATCGGCCGTGCACCAGAAGACATCCGTCGGCTTCCAGTCGAAGGTCCACTTCATGGTCTGCGCGGCCCACAGCAGATAGCCGCCCGTGCTGTGCTGCACGCCCTTCGGCTTGCCCGTCGAACCGGACGTGTAGAGGATGAAGAGGGGATGCTCGGCACTAACCCATTCGGGCGCGCATTGATCCGATTCGCTCGCGGTGATCTCGTGCATCCACAGATCGCGCGTGTCGTCCCAGCCGATCTTCCCGCCTGTGCGCTTGTACACGACCACGCTCTTGACGGCCTCGCAGCCGCCCATCGCGAGTGCTTCATCAGCGATGTTCTTCAACGGCAGTGCCTTGCCGCCGCGCATCTGTTCGTCGGACGTAATCAGCGCGACAGCGCCGACATCGACGAGCCGTTCGTTCAGCGACTTCGACGAGAAGCCGCCAAACACGACCGAGTGCGTCGCGCCGATTCGCGCGCATGCCTGCATCGCGACGATGCCTTCAATCGACATCGGCATATAAATGACGACGCGATCGCCCTTCTTGATGCCGCGCTTCTTCAGCGCGTTCGCGAAACGCGACACGCGTTGCAGCATGTCGTTGTATGTGACGTTGGTGACGGTGCCGTCGTCGGCTTCGAAGATGATCGCGACGCGCTCGCCGTTGCCCGCTTCGACGTGACGGTCAATGCTGTTGTACGACGCGTTCAGTTCGCCGTCTTCATACCACTTGTAGAAAGGCGCATTCGATTCGTCGAGCACCTTCGTGAAGGGCTTTTTCCAGCTGAGCGTCTCGCGCGCCAGCCTGCCCCAGAAGCCTTCGTAATCGCGCTCGGCCTCGGCGACGAGCGCCTTGTACGCGTCCATGCCGGACACAGTAGCCTGCGCCGTCATTTCGGCGGAAGGCGGAAACACGCGGCGTTCTTGAAGAACCGATTCAATCGCAGACATCGACTACCCCTTGGTGAAGATGAAACGTCAATCCTTGCGGGTGCGCTCGCGATACGTGCCAGCCGTGGCCGGCGCAGCGCGTCGCTCCATATCGTCATACCCGTCATCGTGGCGCCGCATGATGTTGTCCCGCGGCGTGTCTCCCACCCTCGTGCGCATCGGCAGCGATGAGCACACAGCAATTCGGCGAATGACAACTGCGGCGTTGCACGTCGGGCGCGCCGCATGTTTTCATCAGCTTCGATCACTTCCCACGATAAGCGTTGCAACTTACCGCGTTCTTACGTGCGGGTCGAGCGTGTGTCAGGCTAAACACCAGGTGCGCGCGTAGGCTTGCGGCGCTGCAAGCAGTCCGCAAGGCTCGCTATGCGGCGATGTTAGCGCCCTTTTACAATGCTAACTGATCTAGTCGTCCGGATTCCAGCTTGAACCGCTACTCACTGTTCCTCATCGCCGCAATGCTGCTCGTCGGCAGCAACGTCGGCATCGGCAAGTCGATTGTCGCGTTCGTCCCCGTTCCCCTCTTTGCCCTGCTGCGCTTCGTGATCGCCATGGCCGTGCTGTGGCCGCTGTTGCGCGTGAACAAGCTGCGCCGCGTGAAAGCGGGCGAATGGCTCAATCTCTTCCTGCAGGCACTGTTCGGCACATTCGGGTTTACGCTGCTGATGCTCAACGGCGTGCATCGGACCAGCGCCGTCGCGGCGGGCGTCATCACGAGCACGATTCCCGCCGTGGTCGCGCTGTTCTCGTGGATCTTCCTCAAGGAAAAGCCGGATCGCCGCGCGCTGGCGTCGATTGCGCTGGCGATCGCCGGCGTGGTCGTCATCAATCTCGCGCACGCGGGCGCCGCCACGGGCGCACCCAGTGAAAGCTCCTTCGCCGGCAACCTGATGGTGCTCGGCGCGGTCTGCTGCGAATCGCTCTATGTGA
The DNA window shown above is from Paraburkholderia sp. PGU19 and carries:
- a CDS encoding LysR family transcriptional regulator, which gives rise to MDINFLGNLLLVVDTGSMAEAARRVGVTPAAIAQQVQALERELGVPLLVRAGRTVIPTEAGHRVIARARNLVREFAELKAFALEDEAAGELRIGTITTALLSLLPDVLAAFARAFPQANVLIRAGTSMELYETLQRGDLDVAVCLHPAFALPKAYDWHLLREEPIVVLAPARLKDEDPHELLRREPFIRYDRSLGGGKQADQYLRSARIVPRELFELNSLMAIAMMVDRGLGVSLVPDIVSPLTTTLKIARLALPTPTEPRRFGVLWHKTSPRGRLIKGFLQCADGVLGYGDGDGRKTRRLR
- a CDS encoding sodium:solute symporter family protein; translated protein: MKLAHRLIRSYSLYTLGFLIFIYLLWRIEAASGPGTWIGYVFLFVPIAVYAVIGLLSRTSDLVEYYVAGRRVPSAFNGMATAADWLSAASFIGLAGSLYATGYDGLAYMMGWTGGYCLVAFLLAPYVRKLARYTIPDFLGTRFSSNAVRGLAALSAILCSFVYLVAQIQGVGLIATRFIGVDFAIGIFCGLAGILVCSFLGGMRAVTWTQVAQYIILIVAFLIPVSMIAHKDGLGWVPQLNYGRLMERVESLERQVRDAPSEQSVRDDYRMRAALIQTQIDSLPQSYIDEKGRLTVQLDDLRRHNGPLREIADLERRIARFPRDPATAQIVWAQQRDEMMQRAAPPVPMHEPFPAANEDERRLHLRNFLSLLLCLSLGTASLPHILTRYNTTTSVASARRSVGWTLFFVALFYLTVPVLAVLIKYEILSNLVGHRFSDLPQWVMQWRHVEPYLLSIADVNGDGIVRWSEIQMQPDMVVLAAPEIAGLPYVMSGLIAAGALAAALSTADGLLLTIANALSHDVYYHMVDPEASSQKRVTISKILLLGVALFASYVASLNTGNILFLVGAAFSLAASSLFPVLVLGVFWKRTTRLGAVAGMVAGLVVCIWYIVSTYPFFTQLTGFVGPRWFGIEPISSGVFGVPAGFLVTVLVSLVDRKPDAYTRALVDYIRHP
- a CDS encoding DUF4212 domain-containing protein, translating into MAAPHHTSRHTINPVPEPPPVTAAMARAHARYWRFNIMLIVALMLIGFFVSFIVPLIARNLEHARFAGFSLPFYMGAQGAILVYVALIVVYIVLMQRADTALQRALAASATDDFAERAADR
- the acs gene encoding acetate--CoA ligase, whose amino-acid sequence is MSAIESVLQERRVFPPSAEMTAQATVSGMDAYKALVAEAERDYEGFWGRLARETLSWKKPFTKVLDESNAPFYKWYEDGELNASYNSIDRHVEAGNGERVAIIFEADDGTVTNVTYNDMLQRVSRFANALKKRGIKKGDRVVIYMPMSIEGIVAMQACARIGATHSVVFGGFSSKSLNERLVDVGAVALITSDEQMRGGKALPLKNIADEALAMGGCEAVKSVVVYKRTGGKIGWDDTRDLWMHEITASESDQCAPEWVSAEHPLFILYTSGSTGKPKGVQHSTGGYLLWAAQTMKWTFDWKPTDVFWCTADIGWVTGHSYITYGPLALGGTQVVFEGVPTYPNAGRFWDMIQKHKVTVFYTAPTAIRSLIKAAEADAKVHPKSYDLSTLRIIGTVGEPINPEAWVWYYENVGGSRCPIVDTWWQTETGGHMITPLPGATPLVPGSCTLPLPGIMAAIVDETGQDVPNGQGGILVVKRPWPAMIRAIWGDPERFKKSYFPEELGGKLYLAGDGSVRDKDTGFFTIMGRIDDVLNVSGHRLGTMEIESALVANPLVAEAAVVGRPDETTGEAVCAFVVLKRSRPEGEEAAKIAAELRNWVGKEIGPIAKPKDIRFGDNLPKTRSGKIMRRLLRSLAKGEEITQDVSTLENPAILDQLGESR
- a CDS encoding DMT family transporter; this translates as MNRYSLFLIAAMLLVGSNVGIGKSIVAFVPVPLFALLRFVIAMAVLWPLLRVNKLRRVKAGEWLNLFLQALFGTFGFTLLMLNGVHRTSAVAAGVITSTIPAVVALFSWIFLKEKPDRRALASIALAIAGVVVINLAHAGAATGAPSESSFAGNLMVLGAVCCESLYVILSRRLTQTLAPIDICAYTHLFGLLLMLPLGVSSLFAFNYTNVPVGIWTLVLWYGLSASIFSFWLWMKGIRHVPGSLAGVFSAVLPVAAAVYGIVFLDERPTLAHGIALACVVAGIALASLKARRVPPVAS